A region from the Triticum urartu cultivar G1812 chromosome 1, Tu2.1, whole genome shotgun sequence genome encodes:
- the LOC125532976 gene encoding probable alkaline/neutral invertase D, translated as MARANCAVLLWLLVAVSVKLGRRHIAHNVVELMERHLAKDDFPEYYDGKTGRYIGKQSRKFQTWLVAGYLVAKMLLDNPSNLRAVSLEDDSHTRAASNVSICCTIADDVCLRLLLCSV; from the coding sequence ATGGCGCGCGCAAACTGTGCAGTGCTGCTGTGGCTCCTGGTGGCGGTGAGCGTGAAGCTGGGGCGGCGCCACATCGCCCACAACGTGGTGGAGCTGATGGAGAGGCATCTGGCCAAGGACGACTTCCCCGAGTACTATGACGGAAAGACGGGGCGGTACATCGGGAAGCAGTCGCGCAAGTTCCAGACGTGGTTGGTGGCGGGCTACCTGGTGGCCAAGATGCTCCTGGACAACCCCTCCAACCTCCGCGCCGTCTCCCTGGAGGACGACAGCCACACCCGAGCAGCATCTAATGTTAGCATCTGCTGCACTATCGCTGATGATGTTTGTTTAAGGCTGTTGCTTTGCTCTGTGTGA